The Mycolicibacterium insubricum DNA segment CCCTCGACGAAATCTGCACCGAGGAAACACTTCTGGTAATCCCGACACCGGCCGGGCGGCTGTTCGACCAGGAGACCGCGCACCGGTGGAGCGCCGAGTCGCATCTGGTTTTCGCCTGCGGCCGCTACGAGGGCATCGACCAACGGGTCGCCGACGACGCCGCCCGGCGGATGCGAGTCGAAGAGGTGTCCATCGGCGACTACGTGCTGGCCGGGGGAGAGTCGGCGACGCTGGTCATGGTCGAGGCCGTCGTGAGGCTCCTGCCCGAGGTCCTCGGTAACCCCGAATCCCATCGCGACGACTCGCACTCGGCGCACGTCGGTGGTCTGCTGGAGGGCCCCAGCTACACCCGGCCGCCGAGCTGGCGCGACCTCGACGTGCCACCGGTACTGCTGTCCGGGGACCACGCCAAGGTCGCGGACTGGCGCGCCGAGCAGCGACGGGAACGGACCCGGCAGCGCCGTCCGGACCTGCTGGACTGAGCTGGCGCTCGCGTCTCAGCCGATGCTGTGCCCTCTGGCACGGCTGGCCTCGCTCGCTGGCGCTCGCTCGTCAGCCGATGCGGCCGCCGGGGAACATGGTCTTCACCACGTCGGTGATGGTCTGGCGGGCGGCGGCGTCGTCGGTGGGCTGCAGCGAATACACCACCATGACGTAGCGCCGCTGGGCGCCGATGACACCGGTGGACAGGTGC contains these protein-coding regions:
- the trmD gene encoding tRNA (guanosine(37)-N1)-methyltransferase TrmD, which translates into the protein MRIDVVTIFPDYLAPLRQSLPGKAIATGIVDLRVHDLREWTHDVHRSVDDSPYGGGPGMVMKAPVWGEALDEICTEETLLVIPTPAGRLFDQETAHRWSAESHLVFACGRYEGIDQRVADDAARRMRVEEVSIGDYVLAGGESATLVMVEAVVRLLPEVLGNPESHRDDSHSAHVGGLLEGPSYTRPPSWRDLDVPPVLLSGDHAKVADWRAEQRRERTRQRRPDLLD